The Paenibacillus sp. FSL R7-0204 genome includes a region encoding these proteins:
- the pfkA gene encoding 6-phosphofructokinase codes for MSNVKKIAVLTSGGDSQGMNAAVRAVVRSAIYFGIEVFGIQRGYQGLLNRDIFPMDLRSVGDIIQRGGTVLQSARCLEFMKPEGQQKGADILNELGIDGLVVIGGDGSYHGANKLSKLGIKTMALPGTIDNDISFTDYTIGFDTAVGVVVDAINKLRDTMSSHERSSIVEVMGRHCGDIALHAGLASGAETILVPEMPYDLNEVADRMKDNFARGKRHSIVIVAEGVGKGEDVAQALKDRHASLDARVTVLGHIQRGGTPTPGDRNLASRLADFAVRKLIEGESDKACGIIKGELVLTDIDKVVNTKKDFNIELYELASRLSQ; via the coding sequence ATGTCAAACGTAAAAAAAATCGCAGTATTAACCAGCGGTGGAGACTCCCAGGGGATGAACGCCGCAGTGCGTGCGGTTGTCCGCAGCGCGATCTACTTCGGAATTGAAGTATTCGGCATTCAGCGCGGGTATCAGGGCCTGCTGAACCGCGACATTTTCCCGATGGATCTGCGCAGTGTCGGAGATATCATCCAGCGCGGAGGTACCGTTCTGCAGTCTGCACGTTGTCTGGAGTTCATGAAGCCGGAAGGCCAGCAGAAGGGTGCTGACATTCTGAATGAGCTTGGTATCGACGGTCTGGTTGTTATCGGCGGAGACGGCTCTTACCATGGCGCCAACAAACTCAGTAAGCTGGGAATCAAGACGATGGCTCTTCCGGGAACTATTGATAATGATATCTCTTTCACAGACTATACGATTGGATTCGATACTGCCGTAGGCGTAGTAGTGGATGCGATCAATAAATTGCGCGACACCATGTCTTCCCATGAACGTTCCTCCATCGTAGAGGTTATGGGTCGTCACTGTGGAGATATCGCTCTGCATGCAGGCCTTGCTTCCGGGGCGGAGACGATTCTGGTGCCGGAAATGCCTTATGACCTGAATGAGGTAGCTGACCGGATGAAGGATAATTTCGCACGCGGCAAACGTCACAGTATTGTCATTGTAGCTGAAGGCGTCGGCAAGGGTGAGGATGTTGCTCAGGCACTCAAAGACCGCCATGCTTCCCTGGATGCCCGTGTTACGGTACTGGGACACATTCAGCGTGGAGGGACTCCAACACCAGGAGACCGTAACCTCGCCAGCCGTCTGGCTGATTTCGCGGTTCGTAAGCTGATCGAAGGCGAATCAGACAAGGCATGCGGGATTATTAAAGGGGAACTGGTTCTTACCGATATCGACAAGGTAGTGAACACGAAGAAGGATTTCAATATCGAGCTGTACGAATTGGCTTCCCGGTTATCCCAGTAA
- a CDS encoding tetraprenyl-beta-curcumene synthase family protein produces MNEFEQGRNRSPRGPIGLMKRVYKYVLPEVRSCLDSWRKDAEGIPDPELRKQALASIETKQFHCEGGGIYAAGNLSMRHILIPLIVAYQTISDYLDNLCDRSTSLDPADFRLLHKSMLDAVTPGAEPVNYYALRTEQNDGGYLHRLVRKCQEMTSRLPGYGAAAEEVYNLAVLYTDLQVYKHIHPELREAALKEWWEKEGHRAPHLQWNEFAAATGSTLGVFMLFLASCDPKLSTVASSSIRAAYFPHVCGLHIMLDYLIDQDEDRAGGDLNFCNYYENTDMMLNRIASIVEWARKDVRSLPENSMHRMIIEGLLALYLSDPKVSEQQEVRSVSRRLMKNSPLTRLFFFVNSRWIRKHMY; encoded by the coding sequence TTGAATGAATTTGAGCAAGGCCGTAACCGTAGTCCGCGCGGTCCTATTGGACTCATGAAGAGAGTCTATAAGTACGTGCTGCCGGAAGTGCGATCATGTCTCGATTCCTGGCGCAAGGATGCAGAAGGAATTCCCGATCCCGAGCTCCGCAAGCAAGCGCTTGCCAGCATTGAAACGAAGCAGTTTCATTGCGAAGGCGGCGGAATCTATGCCGCCGGCAATTTGTCGATGAGACATATACTGATTCCGCTAATTGTTGCTTATCAGACGATCAGTGATTATTTGGACAACCTGTGTGACCGCAGTACTTCGCTTGACCCGGCTGATTTCCGGCTGCTGCATAAGTCCATGCTGGATGCTGTTACCCCCGGCGCAGAGCCTGTGAACTATTACGCGCTGCGCACGGAACAGAATGACGGCGGATACCTGCACAGACTGGTCCGCAAATGCCAGGAGATGACCTCCCGGCTACCCGGATACGGTGCTGCTGCTGAAGAGGTCTATAATCTGGCCGTATTGTACACCGACCTTCAGGTCTATAAGCACATTCACCCGGAGCTTAGAGAAGCTGCCCTCAAGGAATGGTGGGAAAAGGAAGGGCACCGGGCGCCTCATCTCCAGTGGAATGAGTTTGCGGCCGCAACCGGTTCAACCCTGGGCGTATTCATGCTTTTTCTGGCGTCTTGTGATCCTAAGCTAAGTACAGTGGCCTCATCATCCATTCGTGCTGCTTATTTTCCGCATGTGTGCGGTCTGCATATCATGCTGGATTATCTGATTGATCAGGATGAAGACCGGGCCGGCGGTGATCTCAATTTCTGCAATTATTATGAGAATACGGATATGATGCTGAACCGGATCGCTTCCATTGTGGAGTGGGCCCGCAAGGATGTCCGGAGTCTTCCCGAGAACTCCATGCACCGTATGATCATCGAAGGACTGCTGGCCCTGTATTTATCCGATCCCAAGGTTAGTGAGCAGCAGGAGGTCCGCTCGGTATCCCGGAGGCTGATGAAGAATAGTCCGCTGACCAGACTCTTCTTCTTCGTCAACAGCCGCTGGATACGCAAACACATGTATTAG
- a CDS encoding MFS transporter, with translation MNARRSGGQYSDQNWLRSFMFTLYGTSVLVVSYFPLFYAHLGFSSPQMGLLYSVGPLISILSNLFWSMMSDRLGTVRKIMALLLGGQLITAIILARATDFSSVMLILSFFYFFYYPVFPLADTMAIKIAQRHGRNFIAIRVFGSLGYSFFALTIGYVLRTLGPQYSVAICIVIVVTALLITVGLKDVKRTEAAPRSVEKESIDKPLKGSGLREILLQKEVLWFFGSVFLLAIGYRMNEAFLTISLKGMNAGDEIVGWALLASALSEIPIFFLLSRYGDKFKELPLLAFASLMFTLRFLFMSLAQEPGTVVAIQAMHSISFGIYYVTAVRYITRIIPDHLRATGMALFTVVWSSGAGLLSGTFGGLIYQDAGRFVFYLVATGFSVLAFIGFLSKHLMDLGGGADRPLRRKSKTPL, from the coding sequence ATGAATGCGAGGCGGAGCGGCGGCCAGTACAGTGATCAAAACTGGCTGCGATCCTTTATGTTTACGCTGTACGGCACCAGTGTGCTGGTTGTTTCTTATTTCCCGTTATTTTATGCCCACCTGGGCTTCAGCAGTCCGCAAATGGGTCTGCTCTACTCCGTAGGCCCGTTAATCTCAATTCTCTCTAACCTGTTCTGGAGTATGATGAGCGACCGGCTGGGTACCGTCCGTAAGATTATGGCCCTCCTGCTTGGAGGCCAGCTGATTACCGCCATTATTCTGGCCAGAGCCACCGATTTTTCTAGTGTCATGCTTATTTTGTCCTTTTTCTATTTCTTCTATTACCCTGTCTTTCCGCTGGCAGATACGATGGCTATCAAAATAGCCCAGCGCCACGGACGGAATTTCATCGCCATCCGTGTATTCGGCTCGCTCGGATACTCCTTCTTCGCCCTTACAATCGGCTATGTACTCAGAACACTGGGACCTCAGTACAGCGTAGCGATTTGTATTGTGATTGTCGTAACAGCGCTGCTGATCACGGTAGGGCTGAAGGATGTGAAGCGAACCGAAGCGGCACCGCGCTCTGTAGAGAAGGAATCTATAGACAAACCGCTGAAGGGCTCCGGACTCCGGGAGATTCTGCTGCAAAAGGAAGTGCTGTGGTTCTTCGGCTCTGTCTTCCTGCTGGCCATCGGCTACCGGATGAATGAGGCCTTCCTGACGATCAGCCTCAAGGGCATGAATGCAGGAGATGAGATTGTGGGCTGGGCGCTGCTGGCTTCTGCGCTCAGTGAGATCCCTATCTTCTTCCTGCTCAGCAGATATGGCGACAAGTTCAAGGAGCTGCCGCTGCTCGCTTTTGCCAGCCTGATGTTCACGCTGCGCTTTCTGTTCATGTCGCTGGCCCAGGAGCCGGGTACCGTGGTTGCCATTCAGGCCATGCACAGTATTTCGTTCGGCATTTATTATGTAACCGCCGTCCGCTACATCACCCGGATCATCCCTGATCACCTGCGGGCAACCGGAATGGCACTCTTCACCGTCGTATGGTCCAGCGGCGCAGGTCTGCTCAGCGGCACCTTCGGCGGGCTGATCTACCAGGATGCCGGCCGGTTTGTATTCTATCTGGTTGCTACCGGCTTCTCGGTTCTGGCCTTCATCGGCTTCCTGTCCAAGCATCTGATGGACCTCGGGGGCGGCGCAGACCGTCCGCTGCGGCGTAAGAGCAAGACCCCGCTCTGA
- a CDS encoding cold shock domain-containing protein has protein sequence MKGTVKWFNAEKGYGFLQVEGGEDVFVHFSAIQGDGFKTLDEGQAVEFDVTDGNRGPQAANVVKL, from the coding sequence TTGAAAGGTACAGTAAAATGGTTTAACGCAGAAAAAGGTTATGGTTTTCTTCAAGTTGAAGGCGGCGAAGATGTATTCGTTCACTTCTCAGCAATTCAAGGCGACGGATTCAAGACTTTGGACGAAGGCCAAGCGGTAGAATTCGATGTTACTGATGGTAACCGTGGTCCACAGGCAGCAAACGTAGTTAAATTATAA